TATGCAATTCCTGCACGGTCAAGTACACAACAGAACAGAAGATTCTCTACAAGATCCGCAGTATGGGTGAGAAGGGTGTCCAGGTGATTGTTTCCGGCTGCATGCCCGAAGTCCAGCTTGAAGATATTCTGCATGCAAACCCCGAATCCCATATTCTTGGAGTAAATGCGGTTTCCCGTATAGGTGAGCTTCTCTCTTCAATCGAAAAGAGGAGAATGGAAGGGCTGCCTGGGGGAGAACACCTGGAACTGCGGACTTCCGAGCCCATCGGGTTCCTGAATGTTCCTCGCGAGCGGGCGAACCCAAATATTCATATCTGCCAGATCTCCCAGGGCTGCAACTTCGCCTGTTCCTATTGTATCGTAAAGTATGCAAGGGGCAAACTCCGCTCTTTCCCGCCTGAGGAAATCGTAAAAGATATTAGTTCGGCAGTTGCAGAGGGCTGCCGGGAAATCTGGCTCACCTCCCAGGACGACAGTCAGTACGGCATGGATACCGGGGTCAAACTCCCTGAGCTCCTGCGCATGATTTCAGAAATCCCCGGCGACTTCAAAGTGAGGGTCGGCATGATGAACCCATTCTCCGTTCTCCCTATCCTGGACGAGCTTGTGGATGCCTTCGACTCTGATAAGGTTTTCAAACTCCTCCATCTTCCGATTCAGTCCGCTTCCCACTCAGTCTTGAAAAATATGAACCGTCTACATAAAATGGATACTGTGGACACAATCATTACGAAATTCCGTGCTCGTTTCGAAGATTTTTCCCTTTTTACCGACATAATTGTTGGCTTCTGTGATGAAACTGATGAGGATTTCGAAGAAACTATAGAATGGGTTAAAAAATACTGCCCGGAAAAGGTCAATATTTCCAGATATTCCCCACGCCCACACACAAAAGCCTTTTCTTTCCGGAACCTCGATTCCCGAATTTTAGTACAGCGTTCCCACAACCTACACAAAGTATGCGAGCAGATAAAGATTAAGTCCAAGCGGGAGATGATTGGCTGGGAAGGCAGAGTTTTTGTCTCAAAATATACGGAAATGGGGGATGTACTCACACGTACAGACTCTTACCGTCCTGTTGTGATTAGTGGTTCCGACCTCAAGCCCGGGGAATACACTAATGTGGAAATTATGAGCGCGAAGCCCGGCTATTTTATGGGGAAGATTATCAATTAAGGGTGAGTTATGTCAGCAAATGAAAATGAAATCTCGGTGCCCTCTAATTAATTGGTTGGAATTTTTTCCGAAATGACCGCAAATGGTATCTCGCGTTCTTTTTTTCCACGCGCTGCGCAATGTTTGACCTCGCCTGCGTACAGTAGATATATACTAAATCAATAGCCGTACTGGGAAGTCTGACCCCGGAATCTCAACCATGTAGTAGGGGACGACCTTTGCTCTTCACTCAGTTTTTTTACTTGCTTAACTCTGATTTTTATGTGATTCTCTTTTATTTTTGTTTATAACACTCTCTCAAATAAAGTAAACTATTTATGTATATAACTCTCTAATGTTTTTCACTCTATTTCTTCCATTCTTTATATTCTGTTATTTTCCTGAGTGAGGTATATGGCTGGGAAACAATCTTTTAAATGTTCTAAATGTTCTTGTTTTTTTCAGGATACCAGCGCCTATATTCCATATGCCGTAATCGGAATTTTCATTGTCCTTGTTGCAACATTCACTTCGGTCTACCTGATGAAAATGGACAGTGAGGTTGCCGAAACAATCTATACTACAGAGAAAAGCGATCCCAGGCAGACTGCTATATCCCTTGCGGCATCTGACCTTGCCCGCTGCCTTAACTATGCCGGGACAGAAGCCCTGGAGTGGCAGGGAGAACACCCTGTGATCCTGCCCGAGGGTGCTCCGGTTGAAAGGTCCTCTGAAGATAATTTTATGGTAATTCTGCAAAACCAGAACCTTGAGAAGGGAGACACACTTCAAATTTCCATAAACCTGCCTTCAGACGTCTGGGGTAAAGTCGAATCACTATGGAAAAACAAAGACGTTGCCCTGGTTGTAAATGACTCTTCAGGGCAGGAAATCAAACGAGTGAACTATGGGCAGGCTACCGGTTTTCTTCAAAAAGTTTCCTTTGAAGAATATATGGAAGTTCCGGAAACTGCAGAATCAGGATATGCATCCATTGAACTATATTATGGAGACGAACTCAAAGCCTCAGACTGGTTTCGGATTGAAGCAAGCCCCATAAAGGACATTGCAGCAGAGGCTTTTAACCGGTTGCTGTCTGTAAACTACCAGGGCAACAGCCACACCTTCATGGAATACGCCGTTAATGTAGAACCTTACATAGAACCCGAGCAGATAAGGGTAAAGAAAGTTAACGGGATCTTGCAGCGAGAAATTTCTCCCTCTGACAAAAACTACACGATTTACTATATTTTTGAAATCCCTCTTTTGAATTACACCCTTGTAGACCTTGAATCCGGAGAATCGCTCAACATGAGCATGAACCTCACTACCCTTATCACCTCAAGGGAACCTTTGCTCGAAGAACTTGTCCGGGAATATGAAACCGCCCTTGGGACATCTTCAAGCCTTGACTCAACCTCCAATATCGTGCTCGGGGCGACGAACCTGAGGTCTTTCATTTACGGGCCCTGGCAGCACTATGCACATGGACCTCTTAATATTTTGACCAACCCTGCCCTTGCAAGCTCGGTTAACGGAGCCACTCTCTACACTCAAAAAAAAGTTTTTGACTCGGTTGATCCCCTGGCTCTTACATACACCACTTACTACAATGGAAAGGTCCTATATGAAGACGTTCACGCTTCCAGCAGTTCAAAAACGAGTCCCAGCCTTTTGAACTCAACTGGCTCTAATTCTTCAGGAACCTTCTATGAAGCAGATGAGGACGTAAACCTTTCGACTACCTACGCTTCCCTTGCCGAAAATAGGTCTTTTTCCCTGGATGTTGAGGAGGGTATAGAGCAGTCTCTTGAAGATGTAAACACTTCCTATGACGAGCTTTCCGAATATTCGAAAATAACAGTCTCAGCCTCGGACTACACGGAAGGAGTCCTCGACGGCTGGGTCTTCAATGACCACTTGTGGGAAGAGGAAACCCCTGACCTTATCCATGATGTTGCAGACAGTGTTTACACGGCTCCGGTTCAGGGACAGATTTTAAGGGACGGCCTCAATTCTCCTGACCCTCTGGCTTCAACAATCACAGCGGATTTTGACCGGGATTCGGTTTCATACAGCGGGCATACCGTTAGCTGGGACTCCGACTATCTTGCATCGGGTACGCATGCAGGGTCACGTGTGCCCTCTTACTCCTGGAGTAACCCTGTTACGAATTTATATTCTGAGACTATGGACCCTGAAATCGATCCTCCAAGAGGGAAGCTAAAAAGCTGGTATATCACGGATGCCTCTGTTAGATTGAGTTCCGTGGAAATAACCGACGTAAGAGTAGAGCCCCATTACGAGTACAGGGGTAATGACGTGCTTGTTGCCGAGTACAGGACCGACGACGGCTATCTCAGTAGAGAGGACCATATTTTTGATTGGGGCATCCGGTATGATATATATTATAGCATCAGGACAACGTGGAAAATTAATTATGACTATACATACACGTATGCCTGGAAGACTATCAGCCATAATGAGGACGGCAGCACGTCCATAGAAACAACTTATGCTACATCAAGTGGCTCGGATTTGGAATTTGTAAGCAAAAAAGACCCTGAATCCCTTTTCCACACCGAAACAGAATCTGAAAATTTTACGATAATTTACCACCAGCGCCTTCCCACAGGCGGTTATACGGGCATATCAACCTATACCGACCCGATAGAAAGGGAATACAGGGAAACAACCCTGTACACTGCCGGAGCAGAGAGGTTTGATCCCTGCTGTTCCGATGCCGCAGACAAATACAGGGATGCTTATGTGAATATCAGGACGCTAGAAAGCACTTTCTGGACTTACCCTGACGGGATGTATCTCGCACAGCGCGCCGTCAACTGCGATATCCCACCCTGGTTGCACAGGGTTATGGCTGATGAGGTGCTGGCAATGCTTGATGCTGTTGAAAGTGACAACCCCACCTTCAGCTACTCTCTCCTTGATTCTCCGGGCCAGGACCCTACAGACCTTCAGGTGGTAACTGCCGAAAAACTAATTTTTGACCTCGAAGCAAGCCGGGAAGCCTACGTAAATAAAGAGCAGCACCTCACCCCAGCTGGAGATATGTACGTATCCAGCGACTCCGCCCGCTACATTGCAAGAAACGAAGCCTACAATAGGTTGCTGGACGACATCGAGCAGAAAAACAAAAAACTGGATTCCGACCTCAACTCCTACATCCTCGATGCCCTTGAGGAAAAAGGCCTCAGTACCGGCGCGTTTGACAGCGTGACCTCAGGTCCCATGACTCTTTTCGATAACCCTGCAATTGATATGGCTGCCTCTGCCCTTGGGCAGGAAATGGGCATTATCTCCACAATGAAAGTCACAGGCCAGCCCGAAAGCAAATACAACTGGACCGAAAACCTGACCCTCATCGTTGACCAGAAGCCTAACTACCTCTACCACGACCCGGACTTCGACCTCAGAGGAGAATACGAGTGGGCTGACTCTATGGGAAGTAAAACAATCTACCCCCTCGGCGTCCGGAATACCTGCATTTTCACAACCAACATCTCCGAAGAAATTGCAGATGCCATATCCTCAAGCGGTGAATACGTAAAAACCGAAACCTCTCAGCAAATCAGCCAGAGCATTTCCACTCTGAACACAGAAATCTTCCTGATGGAGCAGAACCTCAGTGAACAGGAAGTTTCCCTGGACACAGCCCGACTTGACACAGAGGTCTACAACCTGAAACTGGTCTATGCCCGGGAAATGAGATTTAAGATTACTGAAGAGGTAGCCGCTGAAGTAAGTTCAAATCCTGTTGTTTCCGGCTGGATTGAGGAAGACCGCGTCCATGCAGTTACAGTCAGCTACCTTAACAGTCTCTCCGATGAAGAGATAATCGTAAAATCTACCACAGACCAGCTTGCAACCGAACTTGCCGCCGCCGTAATAACTGAAATCAGGAACTCAAACCCTCCGGTTGAACCTGATGAACTTGAAGCTACTTTGAACAGGGTCGATACGGATGTTAGGATTGGCGTTGCAAACGGCATCTGTGCAGTCACGGAAAGCAAAGGTGAGGCTCTTGATATTCTTTTTGGAAAAATTGACGGTGAGCTGAAAAATATGGCAAACGAGACCGTGGATAGGTATTCTGGGGAGATAGCAGATAAGGTCACAAAAAGGCTGGACAGGACTATGGCAGCTGTCCCCTGCGGGCTGCCGGTACTGCCACCTCACTGGATTTTTACAGTGAATGTTTGGACATATGAGGTGATTGGAAAATATCAGGTATTTACTGTTATTGACAACGATAACGAAGTGATTCCCAAACCTTACTTTGGGCATAAGGGACAAAAGTACGTTAGACGAGAA
The Methanosarcina sp. WWM596 DNA segment above includes these coding regions:
- a CDS encoding tRNA (N(6)-L-threonylcarbamoyladenosine(37)-C(2))-methylthiotransferase — its product is MKVYLESFGCSASQASAEIMKASVERLGHELLSSADAGQAEVYICNSCTVKYTTEQKILYKIRSMGEKGVQVIVSGCMPEVQLEDILHANPESHILGVNAVSRIGELLSSIEKRRMEGLPGGEHLELRTSEPIGFLNVPRERANPNIHICQISQGCNFACSYCIVKYARGKLRSFPPEEIVKDISSAVAEGCREIWLTSQDDSQYGMDTGVKLPELLRMISEIPGDFKVRVGMMNPFSVLPILDELVDAFDSDKVFKLLHLPIQSASHSVLKNMNRLHKMDTVDTIITKFRARFEDFSLFTDIIVGFCDETDEDFEETIEWVKKYCPEKVNISRYSPRPHTKAFSFRNLDSRILVQRSHNLHKVCEQIKIKSKREMIGWEGRVFVSKYTEMGDVLTRTDSYRPVVISGSDLKPGEYTNVEIMSAKPGYFMGKIIN